The following proteins are co-located in the Sphaeramia orbicularis chromosome 24, fSphaOr1.1, whole genome shotgun sequence genome:
- the gja1b gene encoding gap junction alpha-1 protein, whose amino-acid sequence MGDWSALGRLLDKVQAYSTAGGKVWLSVLFIFRILVLGTAVESAWGDEQSAFKCNTQQPGCENVCYDKSFPISHVRFWVLQIIFVSTPTLLYLAHVFYLNRKEQKFNRKEEELKAVQNDGGDVDIPLKKIEMKKLKYGIEEHGKVKMKGALLRTYIVSIFFKSMFEVGFLVIQWYMYGFSLSAVYTCERSPCPHRVDCFLSRPTEKTVFIIFMLVVSLVSLLLNVIELFYVFFKRIKDRVKGKQQPTLYSSGGTLNPTPKELSTTKYAYYNGCSSPTAPLSPMSPPGYKLATGERGTGSCRNYNKQANEQNWANYSTEQNRLGQNGGGSTISNSHAQAFDFPDDTHEHKKLSSSAGHELQPLALMDPRPCSRASSRMSSRARPDDLDV is encoded by the coding sequence ATGGGCGACTGGAGCGCTTTGGGTCGTCTGTTGGACAAGGTCCAGGCCTACTCTACGGCAGGGGGGAAGGTCTggctgtctgtcctgttcatcttcAGGATCCTGGTCCTGGGTACCGCCGTGGAATCGGCCTGGGGAGACGAGCAGTCCGCCTTCAAATGCAACACCCAGCAGCCCGGTTGTGAGAACGTGTGCTACGACAAATCCTTCCCCATCTCCCACGTTCGCTTCTGGGTCCTTCAGATCATCTTTGTGTCCACGCCCACCCTCCTCTACCTGGCCCACGTCTTCTACCTGAACAGGAAGGAGCAGAAGTTCAACAGGAAGGAGGAGGAACTGAAAGCCGTGCAGAATGACGGAGGCGACGTCGACATCCCGCTCAAGAAAATCGAGATGAAAAAGCTGAAATACGGCATCGAGGAGCACGGGAAGGTGAAGATGAAGGGGGCTCTGCTCAGAACCTACATCGTCAGCATTTTCTTCAAGTCCATGTTCGAGGTGGGCTTCTTGGTGATCCAGTGGTATATGTACGGCTTCAGCCTGTCCGCCGTCTACACCTGCGAGCGCTCCCCGTGTCCGCACAGAGTCGACTGTTTCTTATCTCGTCCCACGGAGAAGAcggtcttcatcatcttcatgctGGTGGTGTCGTTGGTGTCGCTGCTGCTCAACGTCATCGAGCTTTTCTACGTGTTTTTCAAGCGGATCAAAGATCGCGTGAAGGGCAAACAGCAGCCCACGCTCTACTCCAGCGGAGGAACTCTCAACCCCACGCCCAAAGAACTGTCCACCACCAAGTACGCCTACTACAACGGCTGCTCGTCTCCCACCGCCCCCCTCTCGCCCATGTCCCCCCCGGGCTACAAACTGGCCACGGGGGAACGGGGAACCGGTTCCTGCCGTAACTACAATAAGCAGGCGAACGAGCAAAACTGGGCCAACTACTCCACCGAGCAGAACCGACTGGGTCAGAACGGTGGAGGGAGCACTATTTCAAACTCCCACGCCCAAGCCTTTGACTTCCCCGACGACACTCACGAGCATAAGAAACTGTCGTCATCGGCGGGACACGAGCTGCAGCCGCTAGCGCTGATGGACCCCAGGCCCTGCAGCCGAGCCAGCAGTCGCATGAGCAGCCGAGCCAGACCCGACGATCTGGACGTGTAG